One stretch of Caballeronia sp. Lep1P3 DNA includes these proteins:
- a CDS encoding Hcp family type VI secretion system effector, whose protein sequence is MAIPAYMWLKDDGGADIKGSVTVQGREGSVEVVAFDHGIHIPTDGNTGKLTGTRVHAPITFTKETDASTPYLYKAVTSGQTLKSVELKWYKIDDAGKEKEYFNTKLENVKVVAVRPKMLDIKIPDFEKHNHLEEVELRYEKITWAYKDGNIIHADTWNERS, encoded by the coding sequence ATGGCAATTCCAGCATACATGTGGCTCAAAGATGACGGCGGCGCAGACATCAAGGGTTCGGTGACCGTGCAGGGCCGCGAAGGCAGCGTCGAAGTCGTGGCGTTCGATCACGGCATCCACATTCCGACCGACGGCAACACGGGCAAGCTCACGGGCACCCGCGTGCACGCGCCGATCACCTTCACGAAGGAAACCGACGCGTCCACGCCGTACCTCTACAAAGCGGTGACGAGCGGCCAGACGCTCAAGTCCGTCGAACTGAAGTGGTACAAGATCGACGACGCGGGCAAGGAGAAGGAATACTTCAACACCAAGCTCGAGAACGTGAAGGTCGTCGCCGTCCGTCCGAAGATGCTCGACATCAAGATCCCCGACTTCGAGAAGCACAACCATCTCGAAGAAGTGGAACTGCGCTACGAGAAGATCACCTGGGCGTACAAGGACGGCAACATCATCCACGCCGACACCTGGAACGAGCGCTCGTAA
- the tssB gene encoding type VI secretion system contractile sheath small subunit, with protein sequence MDSFQREIPKSRVSITLDLHTGGAQKKVELPLKLLVAGDFSAGREQAPLSERKKVNIDKNNFDAVLADYAPDLKFAADNTLASDGSELPVNLSFRSMKDFEPEQVARQIPELQALLAVRNLLRDLKSNLLDNATFRREFEKILKSKELSEKLRGELSQIATAATQPEGHA encoded by the coding sequence ATGGACAGCTTTCAAAGGGAAATTCCCAAGAGCCGGGTATCGATCACCCTGGATCTCCACACCGGCGGCGCGCAGAAGAAAGTCGAGTTGCCGCTCAAGCTCCTCGTGGCGGGCGATTTCAGCGCCGGCCGTGAGCAGGCGCCGTTGTCGGAGCGCAAGAAGGTGAACATCGACAAGAACAACTTCGATGCGGTGCTGGCCGATTACGCGCCCGATCTGAAGTTCGCGGCCGACAACACGCTTGCCAGCGACGGCTCGGAATTGCCGGTGAATCTGTCGTTCCGCTCGATGAAGGACTTCGAACCGGAACAGGTCGCACGTCAGATTCCGGAACTGCAGGCGCTTCTCGCGGTGCGCAATCTGCTGCGCGACCTCAAGTCGAATTTGCTGGACAACGCCACGTTCCGCCGCGAGTTCGAGAAAATTCTAAAAAGCAAGGAGCTGTCGGAGAAGCTGCGCGGCGAACTGTCGCAGATCGCCACAGCCGCGACGCAGCCTGAAGGGCACGCGTAA
- the tssE gene encoding type VI secretion system baseplate subunit TssE has product MPAGPSLYDMLLGQIDGESIHNFDDRTLEALSVQQNVRRILNTRAGALKHLPDYGLPDLTNIYKELPGSSHALKQQMETTLLKYEPRIRAIDIGILENDDPGLQVSFEMTCHLKRSGLVRFGTYFVPPGIFRLERRVREGR; this is encoded by the coding sequence ATGCCGGCTGGTCCATCGCTTTACGACATGCTTCTCGGGCAGATCGACGGAGAGTCGATCCATAATTTCGACGATCGCACGCTCGAAGCGCTGAGCGTGCAGCAGAATGTCCGGCGCATTCTCAACACGCGCGCTGGGGCGCTCAAGCATCTGCCGGACTATGGTTTGCCGGACTTGACGAACATCTATAAGGAACTGCCCGGCTCGTCTCACGCGCTGAAGCAGCAGATGGAGACGACCCTGCTCAAGTACGAGCCGCGCATCCGTGCGATCGATATCGGCATCCTCGAGAACGACGATCCGGGCTTGCAGGTCAGCTTCGAGATGACCTGTCATCTGAAAAGGAGCGGGCTCGTGCGCTTTGGCACGTACTTCGTGCCGCCCGGCATCTTCCGGCTCGAACGGCGTGTGCGCGAAGGACGGTGA
- the tssJ gene encoding type VI secretion system lipoprotein TssJ — MQHSNYFRWSGRLTSRAGVAAALAAVFAVSGCGAWQVTKDSTVGAAEWLFTTQVKTMNVDLDARASLNETTAGLPLSTVVRFYQLKDSKAFAQLEYAQLQDNDLELLKPDLVATKDVVLRPGASASVSEPMDKDAEFVGVVAFFRAPTGDGEWKLLIPKKQWKDTDPVKIQLQGNRLAYEGAKPKPVKRDAPQQSAPAAASASTPAASAVSEASAAGKTASQGIDTATDALKSAKAGAGAITRSVGNVLSN, encoded by the coding sequence ATGCAGCATTCGAACTACTTCCGATGGAGCGGTCGCCTGACATCGCGGGCGGGCGTCGCGGCGGCGCTCGCGGCCGTATTCGCGGTCTCCGGCTGCGGCGCGTGGCAGGTCACGAAGGACAGTACGGTGGGCGCGGCCGAATGGCTCTTCACGACGCAGGTCAAGACCATGAACGTCGATCTCGACGCCCGCGCGTCCTTGAATGAAACCACTGCGGGCCTTCCGCTCTCCACGGTGGTGAGGTTCTATCAACTCAAGGATTCGAAGGCGTTCGCCCAGCTCGAATATGCCCAGTTGCAGGACAACGATCTCGAACTGCTCAAGCCGGATCTCGTCGCGACAAAAGACGTGGTGTTACGTCCGGGCGCGAGCGCGAGCGTGAGCGAGCCGATGGACAAGGACGCCGAATTCGTCGGCGTCGTGGCGTTTTTCCGCGCGCCCACCGGCGACGGCGAGTGGAAGCTGCTGATCCCGAAGAAGCAGTGGAAGGACACCGATCCGGTGAAGATTCAGCTACAGGGCAATCGACTGGCGTATGAGGGCGCGAAGCCGAAGCCCGTCAAGCGCGACGCGCCCCAGCAATCGGCGCCGGCGGCGGCATCGGCAAGTACCCCGGCGGCTTCTGCCGTGTCGGAGGCGTCGGCGGCGGGTAAGACGGCGTCGCAGGGTATCGACACCGCCACCGATGCGCTCAAGAGCGCGAAGGCCGGCGCGGGTGCGATTACCCGCAGCGTCGGAAACGTGTTGTCGAACTAG
- the tssH gene encoding type VI secretion system ATPase TssH: MTLRDTTHLLRRLNSHCARTLEAAASLCQTRLCDEITVEHWLLKLIEAGDGDLPAILRHYELDVDAIWNALLAAIDRLPRNLRGMPALSLQLASVLQDAWNIASRTDIDGTIRSAHLLQAIIAAPHVMRTQDAWPLFSLSGAQIERLLPRLGRQSCENETHAPVDESDASDSETPAPSHAAPEAGNAAHRSTEGDALSRFAIDLTEKARRGEVDPVFGRDREIQQMIDVLVRRRKNNPILVGEPGVGKTALVEGLALRVVDGSVPTLLRDVRVLTLDLGLLQAGAGVKGEFEQRLKNVIDEVKASATPVLLFIDEAHTLIGAGNAAGGSDAANLLKPALARGELRTIAATTWSEYKEYFERDAALERRFQLVKVEEPDDDTACLMLRGLASRYAKHHDVHIRDEALIAAVKLSRRYIPARQLPDKAVDLIDTAAARVRMGLDTPPVELQRARAALAALEMERAALDADEQAGVADAGTRRGALEESIAQAAQNVDALTARYARELSMVRALLDQRGDGSSKPQAAALAQAKQTLADAQGKAPLVFADVDAQAIARVVAEWTGVPVGSLVEDELANLLTLEQQLAARVVAQDDALAMLAESLRTAKAGLKSEHAPLGVFLLAGTSGVGKTETALALADVLFGGEAALTTINMSEYQEAHTVSQLKGSPPGYVGYGRGGILTEAVRQRPYSVILLDEVEKAHRDVLDIFYQVFDRGTMRDGEGRDIDFRNCVILMTSNLGSAQIDEVTTDNPDIAQPALLDAIHEPLVKHFQPALLARFQTLVYRPLDVHAIASIVRLKLGKVADRLQRQHDVKLLCDDSLVASLAQLCVARESGARSVDAFLDQRILPTVSRELLARMATGVAPAAIRLASSEEGNLTIEFVDRESSVSTAA; encoded by the coding sequence ATGACTCTGCGTGACACCACTCATCTGCTTCGCCGGCTCAACTCGCACTGCGCCCGCACGCTCGAAGCCGCCGCGAGCCTGTGCCAGACGCGCCTGTGCGACGAAATCACCGTCGAGCACTGGCTGCTGAAGCTGATCGAGGCGGGTGACGGAGACCTTCCGGCAATCCTGCGCCACTACGAACTGGACGTCGACGCCATCTGGAACGCGCTGCTTGCCGCCATCGATCGTCTGCCGCGCAATCTGCGTGGCATGCCCGCGCTGTCGCTGCAACTGGCGAGCGTGCTGCAGGACGCATGGAACATCGCGTCGCGCACGGACATCGACGGGACGATCCGCTCGGCGCATCTGTTGCAAGCCATCATCGCCGCGCCGCACGTCATGCGAACGCAGGACGCGTGGCCGCTCTTCTCGCTGTCGGGCGCGCAGATCGAACGCCTGCTGCCGCGTCTCGGGCGTCAATCGTGCGAGAACGAGACGCATGCGCCGGTTGATGAATCCGATGCAAGCGACAGCGAGACGCCCGCGCCGAGCCACGCTGCGCCCGAAGCCGGGAATGCCGCGCATCGCTCGACCGAGGGCGACGCGCTTTCCCGTTTCGCCATCGATCTGACCGAGAAGGCGCGTCGCGGCGAGGTCGATCCCGTGTTCGGGCGGGATCGCGAAATCCAGCAGATGATCGACGTGCTGGTGCGCCGTCGAAAGAACAATCCGATCCTCGTCGGCGAGCCGGGCGTCGGCAAGACTGCGCTCGTCGAGGGGCTGGCGCTGCGCGTCGTGGATGGCAGCGTGCCCACGCTCTTGCGCGACGTGCGCGTTCTCACGCTCGATCTCGGTCTTCTCCAGGCCGGCGCGGGCGTCAAAGGCGAGTTCGAGCAGCGCCTGAAGAATGTCATCGACGAGGTGAAGGCATCGGCGACGCCGGTGCTGCTTTTCATCGACGAAGCGCACACGCTGATCGGCGCAGGCAACGCGGCCGGCGGCTCGGATGCGGCCAACCTGCTCAAGCCCGCACTGGCGCGCGGCGAGCTGCGAACGATCGCGGCGACCACCTGGTCCGAATACAAGGAATACTTCGAGCGCGATGCGGCGCTGGAACGCCGCTTTCAGCTCGTGAAGGTGGAAGAACCCGACGACGACACCGCGTGCCTCATGCTGCGCGGACTCGCCAGCCGCTATGCGAAGCACCATGACGTGCACATCCGCGACGAGGCGCTCATCGCCGCCGTCAAGCTGTCGCGCCGCTACATTCCCGCGCGCCAGTTGCCCGACAAGGCCGTCGATCTGATCGACACCGCAGCGGCTCGCGTGCGGATGGGTCTCGACACGCCCCCAGTCGAACTGCAGCGCGCGCGCGCCGCGCTCGCCGCGCTCGAAATGGAACGCGCCGCGCTCGATGCCGACGAGCAGGCAGGCGTCGCGGACGCCGGGACACGACGCGGTGCGCTGGAAGAATCGATTGCGCAAGCTGCGCAGAACGTCGACGCGCTCACCGCACGTTACGCGCGCGAGCTCTCGATGGTGCGCGCGCTGCTCGACCAGCGTGGCGACGGCAGCAGTAAGCCACAAGCTGCCGCGCTCGCACAGGCCAAGCAGACGCTCGCGGACGCTCAAGGCAAAGCGCCGCTCGTTTTCGCCGATGTCGATGCGCAGGCCATCGCGCGCGTCGTGGCCGAATGGACCGGCGTGCCCGTCGGCAGTCTGGTCGAGGATGAACTCGCCAATCTGCTCACGCTGGAACAGCAATTGGCTGCGCGCGTCGTCGCGCAGGACGACGCGCTCGCCATGCTCGCGGAGAGCCTGCGCACGGCGAAGGCCGGACTGAAGAGCGAACACGCCCCGCTCGGCGTGTTCCTGCTTGCGGGGACGTCTGGCGTAGGCAAGACCGAAACGGCGCTCGCGCTCGCCGACGTGCTTTTCGGTGGCGAGGCCGCGCTCACCACCATCAACATGTCCGAGTATCAGGAAGCCCATACCGTATCGCAACTGAAAGGCTCGCCGCCGGGCTACGTCGGCTACGGCCGCGGCGGCATTCTCACCGAAGCGGTTCGCCAGCGGCCTTATAGCGTCATCCTGCTCGATGAAGTCGAAAAGGCGCATCGCGACGTGCTGGACATCTTCTATCAGGTATTCGATCGCGGCACGATGCGCGACGGCGAAGGCCGCGACATCGACTTCCGAAATTGCGTGATCCTGATGACGTCGAACCTGGGCAGCGCTCAAATCGACGAAGTCACCACAGACAATCCGGACATCGCACAGCCCGCATTGCTCGATGCGATTCACGAGCCGCTCGTCAAACACTTCCAGCCGGCGCTGCTCGCGCGCTTCCAGACGCTCGTTTATCGCCCGCTCGATGTGCACGCGATCGCGTCCATCGTGCGCCTGAAGCTCGGCAAGGTCGCCGACAGGCTGCAAAGGCAGCACGACGTCAAGCTCCTTTGCGACGATTCGCTCGTCGCATCGCTCGCGCAACTGTGTGTCGCGCGTGAATCGGGCGCTCGCAGCGTCGACGCTTTCCTCGATCAGCGCATCCTGCCGACCGTGTCGCGCGAACTCCTCGCGCGCATGGCGACGGGAGTGGCGCCTGCGGCGATTCGTCTCGCGAGTTCGGAAGAAGGCAATCTGACGATCGAATTCGTCGATCGCGAATCGAGCGTTAGCACTGCCGCGTGA
- a CDS encoding OmpA family protein — translation MAVQRSGYPLRIVVALAAALALAALWLVVPLAPASAWSLTVLIALAAMLTIGWRTHSLAKTRAHSARVLDALGAATADVPVELRTRMPLVLVTGDALAALFNHADGKQRLVFIGDGALWVRVDRAPDLPRVALAMMQWRDGQAPDGVVLSVAPALHDDEDALAQTLRIARQALADASRMTGARLPAYIAVYQRLTRVAPRDAAAGPQWYGASSGTSPIDVHRFAAVIENAEADARRCAADPHAAAHAAGLASIVGWTERVVLRTLTDPRQPAAAWPLHGAGWIDCGPASNAKKPWEREVQLQTRIAPGDVAASPAPWPLPQALIEPAPRRVRVSPRVAAFAHAIGIAALTLAVACWGAARNNTALLARVDGDIERYGAIPADHDAARRDALNALVADRDELDRYSRTGVPLRLSFGLYHGAPLMPALDRTIASYQPPPPPPAVITLDSMSLFDSGKAQLKTGSNRALVGALEMIKAHPGKRILVAGYTDNAGNPASNRALSNARAAALRDWLVDASGIAATQFAIQGYGDTRPIAGNDTPEGRARNRRVEITLVPDTSK, via the coding sequence ATGGCCGTGCAGCGATCAGGCTATCCGCTTCGCATCGTCGTCGCGCTCGCCGCCGCGCTGGCCCTGGCTGCGCTCTGGCTCGTCGTCCCTCTCGCGCCCGCGTCGGCGTGGTCCTTGACGGTGCTTATCGCGCTCGCTGCGATGCTGACGATCGGATGGCGCACGCATAGCCTCGCCAAGACGCGCGCGCACAGCGCTCGGGTACTCGACGCCCTTGGCGCAGCGACCGCCGATGTGCCGGTGGAACTGCGCACCCGCATGCCGCTGGTGCTCGTGACAGGCGATGCGCTCGCCGCGCTCTTCAATCACGCCGACGGCAAGCAACGTCTCGTTTTCATCGGCGATGGCGCGCTGTGGGTGCGGGTCGATCGCGCGCCCGATCTGCCGCGCGTGGCGCTCGCGATGATGCAATGGCGCGACGGACAGGCGCCCGACGGCGTCGTCCTGAGCGTTGCGCCCGCCCTCCATGACGACGAGGACGCACTCGCGCAAACCTTGCGCATCGCGCGTCAGGCGCTCGCGGATGCGTCTCGCATGACAGGCGCGCGACTGCCTGCGTACATCGCCGTCTATCAGCGGCTCACGCGTGTTGCGCCTCGGGACGCAGCGGCGGGCCCGCAATGGTACGGCGCATCGTCCGGCACGTCGCCCATCGACGTGCATCGCTTCGCAGCCGTGATAGAAAACGCCGAAGCCGACGCCAGGCGCTGCGCCGCCGACCCGCATGCGGCAGCGCACGCGGCGGGCCTTGCCTCCATCGTCGGCTGGACCGAACGCGTCGTCTTGCGCACGCTGACCGACCCGCGCCAGCCCGCCGCCGCGTGGCCGCTTCATGGCGCAGGCTGGATCGATTGCGGCCCGGCGAGCAACGCGAAAAAGCCGTGGGAGCGCGAAGTCCAGCTGCAAACGCGGATCGCACCCGGCGACGTCGCCGCATCGCCCGCGCCCTGGCCACTGCCGCAAGCGCTGATCGAGCCGGCGCCGCGCCGCGTTCGCGTTTCACCGCGCGTAGCCGCGTTCGCGCATGCCATCGGCATCGCAGCGCTTACGCTGGCCGTCGCATGTTGGGGTGCCGCGCGCAACAACACGGCGCTGCTCGCGCGCGTCGACGGCGATATCGAACGATACGGGGCCATTCCCGCCGATCACGATGCCGCGCGCCGCGATGCGTTGAACGCGCTGGTCGCCGACCGCGACGAACTCGACCGGTACTCGCGCACCGGCGTGCCCCTGCGCCTGTCGTTCGGTCTGTACCACGGCGCGCCGCTCATGCCCGCCCTCGATCGCACGATCGCCAGCTATCAGCCGCCACCGCCGCCTCCCGCCGTGATCACGCTCGACAGCATGTCGCTGTTCGACAGCGGCAAGGCGCAACTCAAGACCGGTTCCAACCGGGCGCTCGTCGGTGCGCTCGAGATGATCAAGGCCCACCCCGGCAAGCGCATCCTCGTGGCCGGCTATACGGACAACGCGGGCAATCCTGCGAGCAATCGGGCGCTGTCCAATGCACGCGCCGCCGCGCTTCGGGACTGGCTCGTCGACGCCTCGGGCATCGCGGCCACGCAGTTCGCGATTCAGGGCTACGGCGACACACGGCCCATCGCCGGAAACGACACGCCCGAGGGCCGCGCGAGGAATCGTCGCGTGGAGATCACGCTGGTGCCGGATACATCGAAGTAG
- the tssC gene encoding type VI secretion system contractile sheath large subunit, with amino-acid sequence MSKNPSTRQSAAAQTVVLDASQDTSVYASLCDKINLHPVAQARPLEAFRDNDMLSEASADERLARGMGAFLDLVAQSSKPVDRLDKSLLDFFIGQLDRQISSQLDAVMHNPEFQALEGRWRGLKMLVSRTDFRKNARIEVLDVSKDALTRDFEDAPELIQSGLYRLTYIEEYDTPGGQPISALVSDFEFANSPQDVALLRNISKVAAAAHMPFIGSVGAAFFGKKSMEEVAAIQDIGNYFDRAEYIKWKSFRDTDDARYVGLVMPRVLGRLPYGKDTTPVRAFNYEEQVKGPDHDRYLWVNASFAFAANMTRSFVNNGWCVQIRGPQAGGKVEDLPVHLYDLGTGVQPKIPTEVLIPETREFEFANLGFIPLSFYKNHDFACFFSANSTQKPALYETKEATANSRINARLPYIFLLSRIAHYLKLIQRENIGTTKDRRLLELELNNWIKSLVTEMKDPGDELQASHPLREAKVMVEDIEDNPGFFRIKLFIVPHFQVEGMDIGLSLVSQMPKAKS; translated from the coding sequence ATGAGCAAGAACCCCTCTACCCGGCAAAGCGCGGCGGCGCAAACCGTCGTACTCGACGCATCGCAGGACACGAGCGTCTATGCGTCGCTGTGCGACAAGATCAATCTTCACCCGGTCGCGCAAGCGCGTCCGCTCGAAGCGTTCCGTGACAACGACATGCTGTCGGAAGCATCCGCTGACGAGCGTCTCGCGCGCGGCATGGGCGCGTTCCTCGATCTGGTCGCGCAGAGCAGCAAGCCGGTGGATCGGCTGGACAAATCCCTGCTGGATTTCTTCATCGGCCAACTGGATCGCCAGATTAGCAGCCAGCTCGACGCGGTCATGCACAACCCCGAGTTTCAGGCACTCGAAGGCCGCTGGCGCGGTCTGAAGATGCTCGTGAGCCGCACCGATTTCCGCAAGAACGCGCGCATCGAAGTGCTGGATGTGTCCAAGGACGCGCTCACTCGCGACTTCGAAGACGCGCCGGAACTGATTCAGAGCGGGCTGTATCGCCTGACTTACATCGAAGAGTACGACACGCCGGGCGGCCAGCCGATTAGCGCGCTCGTCAGCGACTTCGAGTTCGCCAATTCGCCGCAAGACGTGGCGCTTCTGCGCAACATCTCGAAGGTGGCGGCGGCGGCGCATATGCCGTTCATCGGGTCGGTGGGGGCCGCTTTCTTCGGCAAGAAGTCGATGGAAGAGGTCGCGGCCATTCAGGACATCGGCAACTACTTCGACCGCGCGGAATACATCAAGTGGAAGAGCTTCCGCGATACGGACGACGCCCGCTACGTCGGTCTCGTGATGCCGCGCGTTCTGGGCCGTCTGCCCTACGGCAAGGACACCACGCCGGTGCGCGCCTTCAACTACGAAGAGCAGGTCAAAGGCCCTGACCATGACCGCTATCTGTGGGTGAACGCCTCGTTCGCGTTCGCGGCCAATATGACGCGCAGCTTCGTCAACAATGGCTGGTGCGTGCAGATTCGCGGTCCGCAAGCGGGCGGCAAGGTCGAAGACTTGCCGGTGCATCTGTACGATCTGGGCACCGGCGTGCAGCCGAAGATTCCGACCGAAGTGCTGATTCCGGAGACGCGCGAGTTCGAATTCGCGAACCTCGGCTTCATCCCGCTCTCGTTCTACAAGAATCACGACTTCGCATGCTTCTTCTCCGCGAATTCGACGCAGAAGCCTGCGCTGTACGAGACCAAGGAAGCGACGGCCAATAGCCGTATCAATGCGCGCCTGCCTTATATCTTTCTGCTCTCGCGCATCGCACACTATCTGAAGCTGATTCAGCGCGAGAACATCGGCACGACGAAGGACCGCCGGCTGCTCGAACTGGAGCTGAACAACTGGATCAAGAGCCTCGTCACCGAGATGAAAGATCCGGGCGACGAACTCCAGGCGTCGCACCCGCTGCGCGAGGCGAAGGTGATGGTCGAGGACATCGAGGACAATCCGGGCTTCTTCCGCATCAAGCTCTTCATCGTGCCGCACTTCCAGGTGGAAGGCATGGATATCGGCTTGTCGCTCGTTTCGCAGATGCCGAAAGCAAAGAGCTGA
- the tssK gene encoding type VI secretion system baseplate subunit TssK, whose protein sequence is MRIEKPLWHEGLILTQQHFQQQERWNEFALRQLSCAALAQPWGTLGVEIDEDALASGRVKLTRLKLRFPDGTPIDTTVAHALPPARDLTQGIPVDVQSVTVLAALALPDANGNNCRMGENASTRPRRSYREFVKVVDMNGSDEVEIAAERHALRLLFDFEPHADDTVCAIARLTRSTSGHFALDSRYVPPCLSLSGHALHVERINRLCDILLAKSLALGARRSERIEQVAEYGVADVQLFWLLHCIHAAWPKLRFLASHADQPPERLYNVLAELVSALMTFSTGSQLTDIPLYDHARADEVLSELEALIRRLLDAIIPSRVVSIGLTHADASTWSGQILDDRIVDDAADWYLSVNASMPAFELVERIPRLCKIGAPDDVEHIVNSALTGIGLKSVQRVPSAMPVRLDNHYFALDAASPAYARMLAARACKIYLPASIPDATLELYAVLRS, encoded by the coding sequence ATGCGGATCGAAAAACCGCTTTGGCACGAAGGCCTCATTCTGACGCAGCAGCATTTCCAGCAGCAGGAGCGTTGGAACGAGTTCGCACTTCGACAGCTTTCATGCGCGGCACTCGCGCAGCCCTGGGGAACGCTCGGCGTGGAAATCGACGAGGACGCCCTCGCGTCGGGCCGCGTGAAGCTCACGCGCCTGAAGTTGCGCTTTCCCGATGGCACGCCGATCGACACCACCGTGGCCCACGCGCTTCCGCCCGCGCGCGATCTGACGCAAGGTATTCCCGTCGACGTCCAGAGCGTCACGGTGCTGGCGGCGCTGGCGTTGCCCGATGCCAACGGCAACAACTGCCGCATGGGCGAGAACGCGTCGACGCGCCCTCGACGCTCGTATCGGGAGTTCGTGAAAGTCGTCGATATGAATGGAAGCGACGAGGTCGAGATTGCCGCCGAGCGCCACGCGCTTCGCCTGTTGTTCGACTTCGAGCCGCATGCGGACGATACGGTGTGCGCCATCGCCCGGCTCACGCGTTCGACCAGCGGACACTTCGCGCTCGATTCGCGCTACGTCCCGCCATGCCTGAGCCTGAGCGGTCACGCATTGCATGTCGAGCGCATCAACCGTCTCTGCGACATTCTGCTCGCCAAAAGTCTCGCGCTGGGCGCGCGCCGCAGCGAGCGCATCGAGCAGGTCGCCGAATACGGCGTCGCGGACGTCCAGCTCTTCTGGCTGCTGCATTGCATTCATGCGGCGTGGCCCAAGCTGCGGTTTCTGGCGTCGCATGCAGACCAGCCGCCCGAGCGCCTCTACAACGTCCTCGCGGAACTCGTCAGTGCGCTCATGACGTTTTCCACCGGCTCGCAACTTACCGATATTCCACTGTACGACCACGCGCGCGCCGACGAAGTCCTGAGCGAACTCGAAGCGCTGATTCGTCGCCTGCTGGACGCAATCATTCCATCGCGGGTCGTGTCCATTGGACTCACGCACGCGGATGCCTCCACATGGTCCGGTCAGATACTCGACGATCGCATCGTGGACGACGCGGCCGACTGGTATCTGTCGGTCAATGCGTCGATGCCGGCGTTCGAACTCGTCGAACGCATTCCGCGGCTGTGCAAGATCGGAGCGCCGGATGATGTCGAGCACATCGTCAATTCCGCGCTCACCGGCATCGGGCTCAAGTCCGTGCAGCGCGTGCCGTCCGCCATGCCTGTGCGACTGGACAACCACTACTTTGCGCTCGACGCCGCGAGTCCCGCCTATGCCCGCATGCTGGCAGCTCGCGCATGCAAGATCTATCTGCCCGCATCCATCCCCGATGCGACGCTTGAACTGTACGCGGTGCTACGCTCATGA
- a CDS encoding DotU family type IV/VI secretion system protein yields MTTLAYSRERAEPVTRASATDGTPGAAGIGMRDLLRDTALLVSTLSTGGSAGDYEALRSRCGELIARFEAGLTQRGFTRDVIDDAIVAQCALLDETALRYLDDHSKAQWVTQPLQVERLKHHNAGEYVFERLQARMREASPQVDLLECYAAVLGLGFMGRYAIEGKEKRDVVISELTALIERLRPERQPTFLIEHDGARMSDWFRRLSPWVIAGIGAAVALAVWLAWHIALDAQLAAIVPKAVKP; encoded by the coding sequence ATGACCACACTGGCTTACTCACGCGAACGCGCGGAACCCGTAACCCGTGCGTCCGCAACGGACGGCACCCCGGGCGCCGCCGGCATCGGCATGCGCGACCTGCTGCGCGATACCGCACTGCTCGTATCCACGCTCTCGACGGGCGGCAGCGCCGGCGACTATGAAGCGCTGCGCAGTCGGTGCGGCGAACTCATCGCGCGGTTCGAGGCGGGGCTGACTCAGCGCGGCTTTACACGCGACGTCATCGACGATGCGATCGTCGCCCAATGCGCGCTTCTGGACGAGACCGCGCTTCGCTACCTGGATGACCACAGCAAGGCGCAGTGGGTCACCCAGCCGCTTCAGGTGGAGCGGCTCAAACATCACAATGCCGGCGAATATGTCTTCGAGCGCCTGCAAGCACGCATGCGCGAAGCGTCGCCTCAGGTCGATTTGCTGGAATGCTATGCCGCCGTGCTCGGTCTAGGCTTCATGGGACGATACGCGATCGAGGGCAAGGAAAAGCGCGACGTAGTGATCTCCGAACTGACGGCACTCATCGAGCGCCTTCGTCCGGAACGTCAGCCGACGTTTCTGATCGAGCATGACGGCGCCCGCATGAGTGACTGGTTCCGGCGGCTTTCGCCCTGGGTGATTGCGGGTATCGGCGCCGCCGTGGCGCTCGCCGTGTGGCTCGCATGGCACATCGCGCTCGACGCGCAACTCGCCGCGATCGTCCCCAAGGCCGTCAAGCCGTGA